The Fodinicurvata sediminis DSM 21159 genome contains the following window.
TGCTTCTTGTCAAAGAAGCATTTGAGCGTGTGAGCCGGATTGATCGAATCTGCAAAACCGAACTCACCAGATCGGCCGCCCTGAGACAATCCATACTGAAAGATGCTTTTGCAGGCCGTCTTGTTCCCCAGGACCCGAATGATGAATCGGCGGCTGACCTTGTTGCTCGCATCAAGGAAAACCGTGATGTCAGGTCGAAGCGGTATCGGAGACAGTCCACAAGAAAGCTGGCATCATGAGTGACCTAAAACTTTTTCAGACGCAGGGCGCGTCGCTTTGTGAACTGGATAGCTCGTCGGCACCCCTGGAGCGTGGGCTGCAGACAGTCTTCGAAAATAACCTCGAAACTCTCCTGGGCGTGCGCTTCCTGGCGTCCGAGTATTCCACCACTCATGGCGGACGCATGGACACTCTGGGTGTGGATGAGAATGGCTATCCGGCCATAATAGAATACAAGCGTGAGCGCTCGGAGAATGTGATCAACCAGGGGCTTTTCTATCTCGACTGGCTGATGGACCATCGGGGGGATTTCGAGCTTCTGGTCCGTGACCGTTTTGGACGGGAGGCGGCTGCCCAGATCGAATGGAGTGCTCCACGCCTGATCTGCATCGCCGCGGACTTCACCAAGTATGACACTCATGCCGTAAAGCAGATGGGCCGAAACATCGAGTTGGTTCGCTATCGCAAGTTCGGCGAAGATCTGTTGTTGCTGGAACTGCTTACCGCCGTTTCTGCTACCTCGCCGTCTACAGCCTCGGTGGATCCCATGAACGGGGGCACCAAGGCCAGCAAGTATAAGACCGTCTCGG
Protein-coding sequences here:
- a CDS encoding DUF5655 domain-containing protein; the protein is MSDLKLFQTQGASLCELDSSSAPLERGLQTVFENNLETLLGVRFLASEYSTTHGGRMDTLGVDENGYPAIIEYKRERSENVINQGLFYLDWLMDHRGDFELLVRDRFGREAAAQIEWSAPRLICIAADFTKYDTHAVKQMGRNIELVRYRKFGEDLLLLELLTAVSATSPSTASVDPMNGGTKASKYKTVSEMVSDAGSALANLHSDVETYLLGLGDDVTKKTLKNYFAFRRIKNFACVEVKTTLDLVRLYLKIDPGTVELEDGFTRDVRHVGHFGTGDLEVTLKSHDDLERAKPLIEQSYEAS